The following coding sequences lie in one Erwinia amylovora genomic window:
- the aceF gene encoding pyruvate dehydrogenase complex dihydrolipoyllysine-residue acetyltransferase has protein sequence MAIEINVPDIGADEVEVTEILVKVGDTVEVEQSILVVEGDKASMEVPSPQAGVVKEIKIATGDRVETGKLIMIFEAAGDAAAPAAAQEKQEAAPAAPAAAPAAASAAKEVNVPDIGGDEVEVTEIMVKVGDKVEAEQSILTVEGDKASMEVPAPFAGTVKEIKISAGDKVSTGSLVMVFDVEGAAPAAAPAAKAEAPAPAAPVQEEKAAPAAAPAKAEAKSEFAENDAYVHATPVIRRLAREFGVNLAKVKGTGRKSRILKEDVQSYVKDAVKRAEAPAAGGGMPGMLPWPKVDYSKFGEVEEVELGRIQKISGANLSRNWVMIPHVTHFDKTDITDLEAFRKQQNAEAEKRKLDVKFTPVVFIMKAVAAALEQMPRFNSSLSEDAQKLTLKKYINIGVAVDTPNGLVVPVFKDVNKKGIVELSRELTTISKKARDGKLTAGEMQGGCFTISSIGGLGTTHFAPIVNAPEVAILGVSKSAMEPVWNGKEFMPRLMMPISLSFDHRVIDGADGARFITIINNTLADIRRLVM, from the coding sequence ATGGCTATCGAAATTAATGTTCCTGATATCGGGGCAGACGAAGTTGAAGTCACCGAGATCCTGGTCAAGGTTGGCGACACGGTAGAAGTTGAGCAGTCAATACTGGTGGTCGAAGGCGACAAAGCATCAATGGAAGTGCCTTCACCACAGGCTGGCGTGGTGAAAGAGATCAAGATTGCCACCGGCGACCGGGTTGAAACCGGTAAGCTGATTATGATCTTTGAAGCGGCGGGCGATGCAGCAGCCCCCGCCGCGGCGCAAGAGAAGCAGGAAGCGGCCCCGGCCGCCCCTGCTGCCGCCCCGGCGGCGGCCAGCGCGGCGAAAGAGGTGAATGTCCCTGATATCGGCGGTGATGAAGTAGAAGTCACCGAGATCATGGTGAAAGTCGGCGACAAGGTTGAAGCTGAACAGTCAATCCTCACCGTTGAAGGTGACAAAGCCTCAATGGAAGTGCCTGCACCTTTTGCCGGTACGGTAAAAGAGATCAAAATCAGCGCCGGCGACAAAGTCAGCACCGGTTCTCTGGTCATGGTCTTTGACGTCGAGGGCGCGGCACCTGCCGCTGCTCCGGCGGCGAAAGCTGAAGCGCCAGCCCCTGCTGCGCCTGTGCAGGAAGAGAAAGCGGCTCCGGCAGCGGCGCCTGCCAAAGCCGAAGCGAAGTCTGAATTTGCAGAGAACGATGCCTACGTGCACGCCACGCCGGTTATCCGCCGCCTGGCGCGTGAATTTGGCGTTAACCTGGCGAAGGTTAAAGGCACCGGCCGCAAATCGCGTATTCTGAAAGAAGACGTGCAGAGCTACGTGAAAGACGCGGTGAAACGCGCCGAAGCGCCAGCGGCTGGCGGCGGCATGCCGGGCATGCTGCCGTGGCCGAAAGTGGACTACAGCAAATTTGGTGAAGTTGAAGAAGTGGAGCTGGGCCGCATCCAGAAAATCTCCGGTGCTAACCTGAGCCGTAACTGGGTGATGATCCCGCACGTTACCCACTTCGATAAAACCGATATCACCGATCTGGAAGCGTTCCGTAAACAGCAGAATGCCGAAGCAGAGAAGCGCAAGCTGGACGTGAAGTTCACCCCGGTGGTGTTCATCATGAAAGCCGTTGCCGCTGCGCTGGAGCAGATGCCGCGCTTTAACAGCTCGCTGTCTGAAGACGCGCAGAAGCTGACGCTGAAAAAATACATCAACATCGGCGTGGCGGTTGATACGCCAAACGGCCTGGTGGTTCCGGTATTCAAGGACGTTAACAAGAAAGGCATTGTTGAGCTGTCGCGTGAACTGACCACCATCTCCAAAAAGGCGCGTGATGGTAAGCTGACCGCAGGCGAAATGCAGGGCGGTTGCTTCACCATTTCCAGCATTGGCGGGCTGGGAACCACCCACTTTGCGCCGATCGTTAACGCGCCGGAAGTGGCTATCCTCGGCGTTTCCAAGTCGGCGATGGAGCCGGTATGGAACGGTAAAGAGTTTATGCCGCGCCTGATGATGCCGATCTCGCTCTCCTTCGACCACCGCGTGATCGACGGGGCCGATGGTGCGCGCTTTATCACCATTATCAATAACACGCTGGCCGACATTCGCCGTCTGGTGATGTAA